DNA sequence from the Centroberyx gerrardi isolate f3 chromosome 22, fCenGer3.hap1.cur.20231027, whole genome shotgun sequence genome:
TAACGCAGGAGGATTTGCTGCGGACATTACGGTAAAACAACGGAACCCGGAAGTGAGTTCAGACAGAAGGAGCGGAGTTTGGATGAGATGAAGATCTGCTGACATGACAGAAACCGGCGCGCAGGTTAGAAGATGGAAAGCTTTTTGAAATATTACTTTTGATCATCCGTTTATCTCACACTTCAGCTGCCAGAAAGTAGATTTtacgtagtgtgtgtgtgtgtgtgtgtgttcctggttCCAGGTGGTTTAGGACTGCTGCTGACTGTTCAGTATGGAACTACAAAACAAACCGTTCACAGACCAAAGTTTGTCAAATGGTTCAATCGTAAAAATATGATGTGAAACCCCAAAGTCAGCTGCTTGAGTCTATAAACAGTTTTGACTTTACGACAGTGGGAAACTATTTACGCCTTCAGGTCTCGCTTCTCATCTCAGTTTAGTACAGAATCTGTTTTTTACGTTCAGGGACTTTTGTCCGTTCTCCCGATTGTACCGGAAgtaattcatgtaaatgtgatCGCTGACTTtgcactttcaaaataaaagtctggtTTAACCGCGGCACTTTcctaacagcagcagcaggcggcaGCAGAACACAACTTTATCCTGCTCGCTctgattattgttattaataataataaaaatacaaagttAAAGGCacactcattcatttattattttaataatgatGATATAAGTATTGTCACACATTATCAACCACTATCATCTATTTAtttatagcgcttttcaaaacacagttacaaagtgctttacagtcaaaataaaagaaagtccaaagacaaagagaaaaagtaaaataacaacaagccaaaaaaaaaacattaaacagtATAAGAACAACAAAAAGGAGTAAGCAAGGATCCTGATCAGACTTAACAACAGGAGAAGAAACTATAAACAAAACATAATCTCACAGTTCAGACGGGGTCAGAAGTCTAATAATTATCCAGGAATTAGTCCGCTGGTCcagtctatatactgtatatcacagacAGTAACTACAGACAGTAACTAACTACAGACAGTATCAGTGGACAGACAGTAACTAACTACAGACAGTAACTAACTACAGACAGTAACTACAGACAGTAACTAACTACAGACAGTAACTAACTACAGACAGTAACTAACTACAGACAGTAACTACAGACAGTAACTAACTACAGACAGTAACTAACTACAGACAGTAACTAACTACAGACAGTAACTAACTACAGACAGTAACTACAGACAGTAACTAACTACAGACAGTAACTACAGACAGTCTGTTGCCTGTGTGCAGCTGCTGGCCCGGCTGGAGGCGCGGCGCGGCCTGAGGGACATCGAGCCTCGTCTGTTTCCTGGAGACGGAGGACCGGAGCGAGGTGACGGACTCCgcccacttcctgtttctatcCTCCGCTGCCGGGctggtgacctttaacctctgCACCTCTGCGCTTTAATGTGTGtgtcgctgtctgtctgtcgcctGTTGGTAGCGATCCGACCTTTTACATTCGGGTTCCTCCTTCCCGGACAGCGGCTTGTTTGAAGTAAATGTGAGCAGCTGAGGCAGAGCGTCAGCAGGCGGCGCCGaacccaagaagaagaagaagaagaagaagaagaagagcggtGCTGAAACTTTTACATgcgcaaaaacaaaaacaaaacatgcgcACGAGTTCCCGCTCTGTTCCCTGGAAACAGAGAAGTGGTTCTCTGGGTGTAGAGAACGTGTCACGAGTCAGCGCGTCACGAGTCAGCGCGTTTCGACCTGCGGCTCAGCTGAACCTGATCATTATTTTGTGCGCGCAAATTCTGAATTCgttggaaggaaaaaaacaaattgagGGAAAGAAATGCGGCCTGTTGTGCGCGTGAGTTTTATTATACAGACGAGGATTAGGGCCGCGGGAAAAGTCTGAGTTTAATCTCTGAATCCTGACTCTTCAGTTTTAGCTTCAGTTCCTCTGCTGTCATCTCTTGGCGGTCATcgcctcatttgcataacgGTGTCACATgatgtatctagtgctagtaaccattacagttctgttgttgtctttgttggactggtttgtcaataagtcacaaaaataaagttgccacaggaagttgtgatgcaccggtttctccatatgggggtgggggggggggggggggtcacaagccaaaaagctTGAGAACCTCTGCTCCAGTcgttcctctttttcttcttcttcttcttcctcttcttcttctcctgtgaACGATCAGGAAGCCAAACAGCATCGATGTTCCTGTCTATTTCTAGTCTATTTACAGCAAAACTTATTTTGATTGGTAACTAACTCATCACAagtatttctattttatgtAAACTGttgcacattttctctctctctgtctctctctctctctgtctctgtctctctttctgtctctccctttctctctctctctctctctttctgtctctccctttctgtctctctccccccttccctgtctctctctctgtctctctctctctccctttctctctctctctttctgtctctctctcccttcctgtctctctccccccttccctgtctctctctctgtctctctctctctccccccttccctgtctctctctctccctttctctctctctctctctctttctgtctctctttcccttcctgtctctctcccccccttccctgtctctctctctccctttctctctctctctctctctttctgtctctctttcccttcctgtctctctccccccttccctgtctctctctctgtctctctctctctccctttctgtctctctctctctctctgtctctctgtctctctccctttctgtctttctctctctccctttctgtctcgctctctctccctttctgtctctctctccctccctccctgtctctctctctgtctctctctctctctctctgtctctctctctgtctctctctcttcctctctctctctctctctctccctcccgccctccctgtctctctctctctctctccctccctccctccctctctctctctctaccaggtGAGGTGGTTGAGCTGTATGGTTTGGAGGGAACAGGTGAATAACTGATGATTCTGCTCATAATGTCAGTTCAGGGCACGTTTCCCTATTCTAGAACCAAGCCGCTgaagtaagagtgtgtgtgtgtgtgtgtgtgtgtgtgtgtgtgtgtgtgtgtgtgtgtgtgtgtgtgtgtgtgtgtgtgtgtgtgtgtgtgtgtgtgtgctgcagggaAGACGGAGCTGCTGTACCACCTGCTGTGTCGCTGCGTGCTGCCGGTGGCGGCGGGCGGTCTGGAGGTGGACGTTGTGTTCGTGGACACCGACTTCAGTCTGGACGTCCCGAGACTGGTCAGCATCCTGGAACACCGGCTGAGCGCAGGTAAACACACAGGACAGTGAGGAGGtgaagggtcaaaggtcacagcagcctgacagacCTTCTTGTCTTTAGCATGCACACCCAGAAAACATCATCTGTGGTTTGGTCGCCTGaaacccgtctctctctctctctctctctctctctctctctctctctctctctctctctctctctctctctctctctcgctctctctctctctctctctagctctctctacTGGCTCGTCATTGGCCGGTTcggaggaggcggagcttcGTTCCTGTCTGTCCCGCCTCCTGGTCGTtcactgctcctcctcctcccagctgctCCTCACCCTCCACTTCCTGGAAACCTCCTTCTCCTCGCGGCCCGGCCTATCGCTGCTCCTCATCGACAGCATCTCCGCCTTCTATTGGCCAGACCGCTGCGAGGGCGGGGCCAGCGTGGCCAAACAGGAGGAGAAGCTCAGCAAGTGTTCAGAGCTGCTGGGCCGACTGCTGAGGTAGCTGTCAATCAACCAGCCAGGAAACcagccagtaaaccagtcagtcaatcagctagtcagtcaaccagtcagtcagtaaaccagccagtaaaccagtcaataaaccagtcagtaaaccagccagtaaaccagtcagtaaaccagtcagtaaaccagtcagtaaaccagccagtaaaccagtcagtaaaccagccagtaaaccagtcagtcagtaaaccaatTAATaaaccagtcagccaaccagtcaatcaaccagccagtaaaccagtcaataaaccagtcagtaaaccagtcaataaaccagtcagtcagtaaaccaatTAATaaaccagtcagccaaccagtcaatcaaccagccagtaaaccagtcaataaaccagtcagtaaaccagtcaataaaccagtcagtcagtaaaccaatTAATAAACCAGGCAGCCAACCAGTCAATCAACCAGCCAGTAAACCACTCAGTCAATCAGctagtcagtcaaccagtcagtcagtaaaccagtaaaTAAACCAGTCATTAAACTAATTAGTCAATCAAACAGTAAACGAGTTAGTTAGAAACCAGTCAATCAAACAGTTAATCAGCCAGTAAGTTTGTTAGTAGACCAGACAGTCAGTTAATTCACTAATCAGCCAGTCAATAATTAATCAGGTAAATGAAGCCTCGTGTCTGATTCCTCCTGCAGAGATTACAGAATCACCGTGTTCGCCACCTGCCACGCCATcaggaggagctacaggagctCCGCCCCCAGCCCCGGCCCCTCCTCatgccccgccccctcctcctcctcctcctcctcctcagagtGCGACCGGCCGTACCTCTGTCGCCCGTGGCAACGCCTGGTGAGCCACAGGCTGCTGTGCTCCAGGGGGGCGGCTGGAAACAACATGGCCGCCgcagagcagaggagacggCAGGTCTTCACCGTCCGCtgcacctcttcctcctcctcctcctcctcctcctcctcctcctccaagaCGAAGGCTCACAGGAGCAGCTCCTTCTATGTGACAGATGGAGGAGTGGTGTTTATCTGAAAAGTCacactcttcctccttttccaaAATGGAGACGTAACGTTTTTTAACTTGGTTGTACTTGTTGGTTGAATGTGATGTTGGTCTTGTTTCATGTCCAACTCCCTGGTTACAGTTGGGATGTTTCTGTTGATCTATatttaaaaagtatatatattttttattaaaacattaaTGCACTTGCCAGAAGAGCTCAATAAAAGAGTTTGTCCCGACCCAAGAGATgccattttatttctgtttgtattCTAGTTTTATCCTGCAGCTTGAAAAGCCGGAGCTCTAGTTGTTGCTCAGGGTGGCGGATCACTCTCTTGCTACACTACATGAGCAAAGGTGTGCAGACACTCCTTCTAATTAGTGGATTCAGGTATTTCAGCAACACCCATTGTTAACAGATTTATAAAATCAAGCTAACAGCCAAGTAATCTCCATAGACAAACACCGGCAGCAGAACGGACCCGAAGAGCTCAGAGACTCTCAGCGAGGCTCCGTCACACGAAGCCTCCTGTCAACAAGTCAGTCTGTCAGATTTCCGTCCTGCTGGAGCTGGCTCAGCTGCACCGGCTGCGTTTCTGTTCCGTCCATTTGGGTCGCAAGAGTCGGATCAGATACGCAGCCGCTAACTTCACTGcaacctgctgcagcaggtcGGTGGATCTGCTGCCGGAGCCGGACCGGAGCCGCAACTCTGGAGATACGCAAGACTTCTATTTTTGACGGACT
Encoded proteins:
- the xrcc2 gene encoding DNA repair protein XRCC2, with translation MTETGAQLLARLEARRGLRDIEPRLFPGDGGPERGEVVELYGLEGTGKTELLYHLLCRCVLPVAAGGLEVDVVFVDTDFSLDVPRLVSILEHRLSAALSTGSSLAGSEEAELRSCLSRLLVVHCSSSSQLLLTLHFLETSFSSRPGLSLLLIDSISAFYWPDRCEGGASVAKQEEKLSKCSELLGRLLRDYRITVFATCHAIRRSYRSSAPSPGPSSCPAPSSSSSSSSECDRPYLCRPWQRLVSHRLLCSRGAAGNNMAAAEQRRRQVFTVRCTSSSSSSSSSSSSSKTKAHRSSSFYVTDGGVVFI